The Rhodopseudomonas palustris genome window below encodes:
- a CDS encoding type II secretion system F family protein, with amino-acid sequence MIEFLIEKIHDARFMTMLLASIAVSATVYTLVMPLFVGETLTKRMKAVGSERERIRQRERDRLAKAERVSLRQAPKQVVAKIVDDLNLGKWVAQESAREKLVMAGYRGQAPYITFLFFRMVMPIAFGLAAAVYVFVLSNMEQSTPIKVGLCIAAVFLGMQAPMLFLKNAITKRQLSIRRAFPDALDLLLICIESGMSIEAAFRKVAVEIGTQSIPLAEEFTLTTAELSYLPDRKQAYENLATRTGLDGVKSVCLALQQSERYGTPLSQSLRVMAQENRDMRMNDAEKKAAALPPKLTVPMILFFLPVLFVVILGPTGIRVAAMQ; translated from the coding sequence ATGATCGAGTTCCTGATCGAGAAGATTCACGACGCCCGCTTCATGACGATGCTGCTGGCGTCGATCGCCGTCAGCGCCACGGTCTACACGCTGGTGATGCCGCTGTTCGTCGGCGAGACGCTGACCAAGCGGATGAAGGCGGTCGGCAGCGAGCGCGAACGCATCCGCCAGCGCGAGCGCGACCGGCTCGCCAAGGCCGAGCGGGTGTCGCTGCGGCAGGCGCCCAAGCAGGTCGTCGCCAAGATCGTCGACGACCTCAATCTCGGCAAATGGGTCGCTCAGGAGAGCGCGCGCGAAAAGCTGGTGATGGCGGGCTATCGCGGCCAGGCGCCCTACATCACCTTCCTGTTCTTCCGCATGGTGATGCCGATCGCGTTCGGCCTCGCGGCGGCGGTCTACGTATTCGTGCTGTCGAACATGGAGCAGTCGACGCCGATCAAGGTCGGCCTCTGCATCGCCGCCGTGTTTCTCGGCATGCAGGCGCCGATGCTGTTCCTGAAGAACGCCATCACCAAGCGCCAGCTCTCGATCCGGCGCGCGTTTCCCGACGCGCTCGACCTGCTGCTGATCTGCATCGAATCCGGCATGTCGATCGAGGCGGCGTTCCGCAAGGTGGCGGTCGAGATCGGCACCCAGTCGATCCCGCTGGCGGAAGAATTCACGCTGACGACGGCGGAGCTTTCCTATCTGCCCGACCGCAAGCAGGCCTATGAAAACCTCGCGACCCGCACCGGGCTGGACGGCGTCAAGTCGGTCTGCCTCGCCCTGCAGCAGTCGGAACGCTACGGCACGCCGCTCAGCCAGAGCCTGCGGGTGATGGCGCAGGAAAATCGCGACATGCGGATGAACGACGCCGAGAAGAAGGCGGCCGCCCTGCCGCCGAAGCTGACGGTGCCGATGATCCTGTTCTTCCTGCCGGTGCTGTTCGTGGTGATCCTCGGGCCGACCGGGATCAGGGTCGCGGCGATGCAGTGA
- a CDS encoding type II secretion system F family protein, with product MQMQSLALGFLAAVSVGGLAWVFIYPLLSGEKQAEQRRTSVARTTPAVRQIEKSQRSRREQVEGSLREIEARNQKRKNVALGTKLTQAGLDWTPNKFIGVSAGLAAVVFAVAFFATLGPSGGRDPATAPVLSDPQSKTRTIDLGPDRSIVVDLQREVRGVRVSNSAVANAIVRSNQQIFIAAATVGRTSVTVIGVDGQPIATYDVSVERDGYGGLIAAVGLAFAAGFGLPRWMLGFLKKRRERKFLNALPDAVDVIVRGIKAGLPLFDSLKVVAADSPEPLKSEFNAIIETQAIGMPLGDACARLYDRMPVPEANFFGIVISIQQKSGGNLSEALGNLSKVLRDRKKMAEKIQAMSMEAKASAAIIGSLPPIVMLLVYLSTPDYIALLWTHPTGRLMLAGCVLWMSAGILVMKKMINFDF from the coding sequence ATGCAGATGCAATCGCTCGCCCTCGGTTTCCTCGCCGCCGTCTCCGTCGGCGGGCTGGCCTGGGTCTTCATCTATCCGCTGCTGTCCGGCGAGAAGCAGGCCGAGCAACGCCGCACATCGGTCGCGCGCACGACGCCGGCGGTGCGCCAGATCGAGAAATCGCAGCGCTCGCGCCGCGAGCAGGTCGAAGGATCGCTGCGCGAGATCGAGGCGCGCAACCAGAAGCGGAAGAACGTCGCGCTCGGCACCAAACTGACCCAGGCAGGGCTCGACTGGACACCGAACAAGTTCATCGGCGTATCGGCGGGGCTGGCGGCGGTGGTCTTCGCGGTCGCATTCTTCGCGACGCTCGGCCCCAGCGGCGGCAGAGATCCCGCGACCGCGCCGGTGCTGAGCGACCCGCAATCGAAAACCCGCACCATCGATCTCGGCCCCGACCGTTCGATCGTCGTCGATCTCCAGCGCGAGGTCAGGGGCGTGCGGGTCTCGAATTCGGCGGTTGCGAATGCGATCGTGCGCTCGAACCAGCAAATCTTCATCGCGGCCGCCACCGTCGGCCGGACGAGTGTGACGGTGATCGGCGTCGATGGGCAGCCCATCGCCACATACGACGTTTCCGTCGAGCGCGACGGCTATGGCGGGTTGATCGCAGCCGTCGGACTGGCTTTCGCCGCCGGTTTCGGTCTGCCGCGCTGGATGCTGGGCTTCCTCAAGAAGCGCCGCGAACGGAAATTCCTGAACGCGCTGCCGGACGCCGTCGACGTGATCGTGCGCGGCATCAAGGCCGGCCTGCCGCTGTTCGACTCGCTCAAGGTGGTCGCGGCGGATTCGCCGGAGCCGCTGAAGAGCGAGTTCAACGCCATCATCGAGACCCAGGCGATCGGCATGCCGCTCGGCGACGCCTGCGCCCGGCTGTACGACCGGATGCCGGTGCCGGAAGCCAATTTCTTCGGCATCGTGATCTCGATCCAGCAGAAGTCCGGCGGCAATCTGTCTGAAGCGCTCGGCAACCTGTCCAAGGTGCTGCGCGACCGCAAGAAGATGGCCGAGAAGATCCAGGCGATGTCGATGGAGGCCAAGGCCTCGGCGGCGATCATCGGCTCGCTGCCGCCGATCGTGATGCTGCTGGTCTATCTGTCGACGCCGGACTACATCGCGCTGCTGTGGACCCACCCGACCGGCCGGCTGATGCTGGCCGGCTGCGTGCTGTGGATGTCCGCGGGCATCCTGGTGATGAAGAAGATGATCAACTTCGATTTCTGA
- a CDS encoding CpaF family protein produces MFGKRSGADQEVRASKPVSPAPEPMSRASDAPAAIASPPLAPARSAPPPQVESRRSDTYYQVKATIFGALIEAIDLAQLAKLDAESAREEIRDIVNEIIAIKNIVMSIAEQEELLDDICNDVLGYGPLEPLLSRDDISDIMVNGAGTVFIEVAGRIQRTGIRFRDNQQLLNICQRIVSQVGRRVDESSPICDARLADGSRVNAIVPPLAIDGPALTIRKFKKDKLTLDQLVKFGAITPEGAQILQIIGRTRCNVLISGGTGSGKTTLLNCLTNYIDDDERIITCEDAAELQLQQPHVVRLETRPPNIEGEGQVTMRELVRNCLRMRPERIIVGEVRGPEAFDLLQAMNTGHDGSMGTLHANNPREALSRCESMITMGGFSLPSRTIREMICASIDVIIQAARLRDGSRRITHITEVMGMEGDTIITQDLFIYDIIGEDANGHIVGRHRSTGIGRPRFWERARYYGEEKRLAAALDAAEVAVVT; encoded by the coding sequence GTGTTCGGTAAGCGTAGCGGTGCAGATCAAGAGGTTCGTGCTTCGAAGCCGGTGAGCCCGGCTCCGGAGCCGATGTCGCGCGCGTCCGACGCGCCCGCAGCGATCGCCTCGCCGCCGCTGGCGCCGGCCCGCAGCGCGCCGCCGCCGCAGGTCGAGAGCCGCCGCTCCGACACCTACTACCAGGTCAAGGCGACGATCTTCGGCGCGCTGATCGAGGCGATCGACCTGGCGCAGCTCGCCAAGCTCGACGCCGAATCCGCGCGCGAGGAAATCCGCGACATCGTCAACGAGATCATCGCGATCAAGAACATCGTGATGTCGATCGCCGAGCAGGAAGAGCTGCTCGACGACATCTGCAACGACGTGCTCGGCTACGGTCCGCTGGAGCCGCTGCTGTCGCGCGACGACATCTCCGACATCATGGTCAACGGCGCCGGCACGGTGTTCATCGAAGTCGCCGGGCGGATCCAGCGCACCGGCATCCGATTCCGCGACAACCAGCAGCTCCTGAACATCTGCCAGCGCATCGTCAGCCAGGTCGGCCGGCGCGTCGACGAATCCTCGCCGATCTGCGACGCCCGCCTCGCCGACGGCAGCCGCGTCAACGCCATCGTGCCGCCGCTGGCGATCGACGGCCCCGCGCTCACTATCCGCAAATTCAAGAAGGACAAGCTGACGCTCGACCAGCTCGTCAAATTCGGCGCGATCACGCCGGAGGGCGCGCAGATCCTGCAGATCATCGGCCGCACCCGCTGCAACGTGCTGATCTCCGGCGGCACCGGCTCCGGCAAGACCACGCTGCTGAACTGCCTGACTAACTACATCGACGACGACGAGCGCATCATCACCTGCGAAGACGCCGCCGAACTGCAATTGCAGCAGCCGCACGTGGTGCGCCTCGAAACCAGGCCGCCGAACATCGAGGGCGAAGGCCAGGTGACGATGCGCGAACTGGTGCGCAACTGCCTGCGTATGCGGCCGGAGCGGATCATCGTCGGCGAAGTCCGCGGACCCGAGGCGTTCGACCTGTTGCAGGCGATGAACACCGGCCACGACGGCTCGATGGGCACGCTGCACGCCAACAACCCGCGCGAGGCGCTGTCGCGCTGCGAATCGATGATCACCATGGGCGGTTTCTCGCTGCCGTCGCGCACCATCCGCGAGATGATCTGCGCCTCGATCGACGTCATCATCCAGGCCGCGCGGCTGCGCGACGGCTCGCGCCGGATCACCCACATCACCGAGGTGATGGGGATGGAAGGCGACACCATCATCACCCAGGATCTGTTCATCTACGACATCATCGGCGAGGACGCCAACGGCCACATCGTCGGCCGGCATCGCTCGACCGGGATCGGCCGACCGCGTTTCTGGGAACGCGCGCGCTATTACGGCGAGGAGAAGCGGCTCGCCGCGGCGCTCGACGCCGCCGAAGTCGCAGTCGTCACCTGA
- a CDS encoding AAA family ATPase: MISYGRQNQDEPADGAPTGAATPDEHIAPAPRVSVQAFCESVDTAAAVQAAGEDRRLAKAHLKIQMGGMAAAIEAYRSAPTPNVIILETDPRSDVLAGLDQLATVCDPGTRVIVIGKVNDVTLYRELVRRGVSDYAITPLEPIDVVRSICNLFSAPEAKAVGRIIAVVGAKGGVGASTIAHNVAWAIARDLALDAVVADLDLAFGTAGLDYNQDPPQGIAEAVFSPDRVDTAFVDRLLSKCTDHLSLLAAPATLDRVYDFGTEAFDTIFDTLRSTMPCIVLDVPHQWTGWTKRALINADDILIVATPDLANLRNTKNLYDLLKASRPNDRPPLYCLNQVGVPKRPEINSGEFAKAIESSPIVSIPFDPQMFGAAANNGQMIAEIAASHKTTDMFLQIAQRLTGRGEAKKPKGGFLSPILEKLRAK, from the coding sequence ATGATCAGCTACGGACGCCAGAACCAGGACGAGCCCGCGGACGGCGCGCCGACGGGCGCCGCGACGCCGGACGAGCACATCGCGCCGGCGCCGCGCGTATCGGTCCAGGCCTTCTGCGAGTCGGTCGACACCGCCGCGGCGGTGCAGGCCGCCGGCGAAGACCGCCGCCTCGCCAAAGCGCATCTCAAGATCCAGATGGGCGGCATGGCCGCGGCGATCGAGGCCTATCGCTCGGCGCCGACGCCCAACGTCATCATCCTGGAGACCGACCCGCGCAGCGACGTGCTCGCCGGCCTCGATCAGCTCGCCACCGTGTGCGATCCCGGCACCCGCGTCATCGTGATCGGCAAGGTCAATGACGTCACGCTGTATCGCGAACTGGTCCGCCGCGGCGTCAGCGACTACGCCATCACGCCGCTGGAGCCGATCGACGTCGTGCGTTCGATCTGCAACCTGTTCTCCGCGCCGGAAGCCAAGGCGGTCGGCCGCATCATCGCGGTGGTCGGCGCCAAGGGCGGCGTCGGCGCCTCGACCATCGCGCACAACGTCGCCTGGGCGATCGCGCGCGACCTGGCGCTGGATGCCGTGGTCGCGGATCTCGATCTGGCGTTCGGCACCGCCGGCCTCGACTACAACCAGGACCCGCCGCAGGGCATCGCCGAGGCGGTGTTCTCGCCGGACCGCGTCGACACCGCCTTCGTCGACCGCCTGCTGTCGAAATGCACCGACCATCTCAGCCTGCTGGCCGCGCCGGCGACGCTGGACCGGGTCTACGATTTCGGCACCGAAGCGTTCGACACGATCTTCGATACGCTGCGCTCGACGATGCCCTGCATCGTGCTCGACGTGCCGCATCAATGGACCGGCTGGACCAAGCGGGCGCTGATCAACGCCGACGACATCCTGATCGTCGCGACGCCGGACCTCGCCAATCTGCGCAACACCAAGAACCTCTACGACCTGCTGAAGGCGTCGCGCCCGAACGACCGGCCGCCGCTGTACTGCCTCAACCAGGTCGGCGTGCCGAAGCGGCCGGAGATCAATTCCGGCGAATTCGCCAAGGCGATCGAAAGCTCGCCGATCGTCAGCATCCCGTTCGACCCGCAGATGTTCGGCGCCGCCGCCAACAACGGCCAGATGATCGCCGAGATCGCGGCGAGCCACAAGACCACGGATATGTTCCTGCAGATCGCCCAGCGGCTGACCGGACGCGGCGAAGCCAAGAAGCCGAAGGGCGGATTCCTGTCGCCGATCCTGGAGAAGCTGCGGGCCAAATAA
- a CDS encoding CpaD family pilus assembly protein, whose product MTSRTPARAIRGLTCGAALIAVSLSMGACTHTSANDEVTASIPNDYRQRHPIAIQEADRSVVVFVGNGRGGLTATQRADVVAFGRDWLREGTGSIIAEVPSGTPNARAAGETMREIQSLLVAGGVPARGVVVKPYHPADQRAFAAIRMLYPKVAAVAGPCGLWPEDIGPSIKNKGYLDNKPYWNFGCANQRNLAAMVDNPSDLVQPRPETPAYTARRGVTFETYRTTKPEATAKAQVSNVGP is encoded by the coding sequence ATGACATCCAGGACACCCGCCCGTGCCATTCGCGGCCTCACCTGTGGGGCCGCTCTGATCGCCGTATCGCTGTCGATGGGCGCATGCACCCACACCAGCGCCAACGACGAGGTCACCGCGAGCATTCCCAACGACTACCGGCAGCGCCACCCGATCGCGATCCAGGAAGCGGATCGCAGCGTCGTGGTGTTCGTCGGCAACGGCCGCGGCGGCCTGACCGCGACGCAGCGCGCCGACGTCGTCGCGTTCGGCCGCGACTGGCTGCGCGAAGGCACCGGCTCGATCATCGCCGAAGTGCCCTCCGGCACGCCGAACGCCCGCGCCGCGGGCGAGACGATGCGCGAGATCCAGTCGCTGCTGGTCGCCGGCGGCGTGCCGGCGCGCGGCGTCGTCGTGAAGCCCTACCACCCCGCCGATCAGCGCGCCTTCGCGGCGATCCGCATGCTCTATCCGAAGGTCGCCGCGGTCGCCGGCCCGTGCGGGCTGTGGCCCGAGGACATCGGCCCGTCGATCAAGAACAAGGGCTATCTGGACAACAAGCCGTACTGGAATTTCGGCTGCGCCAACCAGCGCAACCTCGCCGCCATGGTGGATAATCCGTCGGATCTGGTGCAGCCGCGGCCGGAGACGCCGGCCTACACGGCGCGCCGCGGCGTCACCTTCGAGACCTACCGGACCACCAAGCCCGAAGCCACCGCGAAGGCCCAAGTGAGCAACGTCGGACCATGA
- a CDS encoding type II and III secretion system protein family protein, protein MSCGTNHRFIRTLKGTAMAFTAVVALTLLPTWTPVKASDYRATAAQTGGGMNAQPLALGIGKSVVIDLPRDIKDVLVADPKIANAVVRSAQRAYIIGAAVGQTNIVFFDSTGQQIAAYDIAVTRDLNGIRTALRQSIPNGDIHVEGLGDGVILMGSVATPIESQQAADLAARLAGDASKVVNNIAIRGRDQVMLKITVAEVQRDVIKQLGVDLTANLSYGTSVVKFTNTNPFTQSGAALVSGNALTTSFGNGPSITATLKAMESAGVVRTLAEPNLTAISGEPASFLAGGEFPVPSGVTCTNSLCTPSVTFKKFGVLLNFTPVVLTEGRISLKVATEVSEVSSDNSITISGLSVPSIKTRRVDSTVEIPSGGSLAMAGLIQEQTKQAINGLPGMTQLPILGTLFRSRDYINRQTELMVLVTPYVVRAVAPKDLSRPDDGFADASDPQSDLLGSINRIYGVPGRTGQSRTYRGRFGFITD, encoded by the coding sequence ATGAGCTGCGGCACCAATCACCGATTCATCCGGACGCTGAAAGGCACGGCGATGGCGTTCACCGCCGTCGTCGCGCTGACGCTGCTGCCGACCTGGACGCCGGTGAAGGCCAGCGACTATCGGGCGACCGCGGCGCAGACGGGCGGCGGGATGAACGCACAGCCGCTCGCGCTCGGCATCGGCAAATCGGTGGTGATCGACCTGCCGCGCGACATCAAGGACGTTCTGGTCGCCGATCCGAAGATCGCCAACGCCGTGGTGCGGTCGGCGCAGCGCGCCTACATCATCGGCGCCGCCGTCGGCCAGACCAACATCGTGTTCTTCGACTCGACCGGCCAGCAGATCGCCGCCTACGACATCGCGGTGACCCGCGATCTCAACGGCATCCGCACCGCGCTGCGGCAGTCGATCCCGAACGGCGACATCCATGTCGAGGGTCTCGGCGACGGCGTGATTCTCATGGGCTCGGTGGCGACGCCGATCGAGTCGCAACAGGCGGCCGATCTCGCCGCGCGGCTGGCCGGCGACGCCAGCAAGGTGGTCAACAACATCGCGATCCGCGGCCGCGACCAGGTGATGCTGAAGATCACCGTGGCCGAAGTGCAGCGCGACGTCATCAAGCAACTCGGCGTCGATCTGACCGCCAATTTGAGCTACGGCACCTCGGTGGTGAAATTCACCAACACCAACCCGTTCACCCAGTCCGGCGCCGCGCTGGTTTCGGGCAACGCGCTGACGACGTCGTTCGGCAACGGGCCGTCGATCACGGCGACGCTGAAGGCGATGGAGAGCGCCGGCGTGGTGCGGACGCTGGCCGAGCCGAACCTGACCGCGATTTCCGGCGAACCGGCGAGCTTCCTCGCCGGCGGCGAATTTCCGGTGCCGAGCGGCGTGACCTGTACCAACAGCCTCTGCACGCCCTCGGTGACCTTCAAGAAGTTCGGCGTGCTGCTCAACTTCACACCCGTGGTGCTGACCGAAGGCCGGATCAGCCTGAAAGTCGCGACCGAGGTCTCCGAGGTCTCGAGCGACAATTCGATCACCATCAGCGGCCTGTCGGTGCCCTCGATCAAGACCCGCCGGGTCGACAGCACGGTGGAAATTCCCTCCGGCGGCTCGCTGGCGATGGCCGGCCTGATCCAGGAACAGACCAAGCAGGCGATCAACGGCCTGCCCGGCATGACCCAACTGCCGATCCTCGGCACGCTGTTCCGCAGCCGCGACTACATCAACCGCCAGACCGAACTGATGGTTCTGGTGACGCCCTATGTGGTGCGCGCGGTGGCGCCGAAGGATCTGTCGCGGCCCGACGACGGCTTCGCCGACGCCTCCGATCCGCAGTCGGATCTGCTCGGCAGCATCAACAGGATCTACGGCGTCCCCGGCCGCACCGGCCAGAGCCGGACCTACCGGGGCCGGTTCGGCTTCATCACCGACTGA
- the cpaB gene encoding Flp pilus assembly protein CpaB: MNTARIVVLVIAVGAGAVAAYLASGIGGQETAGPAAPVAQLATVDVLVAKSDIPLGQPVGPADVQWQTWPAATASSNFILRSERPDASTQLAGSIARSPFIAGEPIREQKLVKANGSGFMAAILPTGMRAISTEISPETGAGGFILPNDRVDVILSKRDQNPDRGQSGDVVNSEIILSNVRILAIDQTVEEKNGQKVVVGKTATLELKPDQAEFLARARQSGTLSLALRSLADANAPARTEEIGGKRDSINVVRFGVSTPTTTPK, encoded by the coding sequence ATGAATACCGCGCGCATCGTCGTTCTTGTCATCGCTGTCGGCGCCGGCGCCGTCGCCGCCTATCTGGCGAGCGGCATCGGCGGACAGGAGACCGCCGGCCCGGCCGCGCCCGTCGCGCAACTGGCGACGGTCGACGTACTTGTCGCCAAGTCCGACATTCCGCTCGGCCAGCCGGTCGGGCCCGCGGACGTGCAGTGGCAGACCTGGCCGGCCGCCACCGCCAGCTCCAATTTCATCCTCCGCAGCGAGCGCCCCGACGCCAGCACGCAGCTCGCCGGCTCGATCGCGCGCTCGCCCTTCATCGCCGGCGAACCGATCCGCGAACAGAAGCTGGTGAAAGCCAACGGCTCCGGATTCATGGCCGCGATCCTGCCGACCGGGATGCGCGCGATCTCGACGGAAATCTCGCCGGAGACCGGCGCCGGCGGCTTCATCCTGCCGAACGATCGGGTCGACGTCATCCTGTCGAAGCGCGACCAGAATCCCGATCGGGGCCAGAGCGGCGACGTCGTCAACTCCGAGATCATCCTCAGCAACGTGCGGATTCTCGCGATCGACCAGACCGTCGAGGAAAAGAACGGCCAGAAGGTCGTGGTCGGCAAGACCGCGACGCTCGAACTGAAGCCCGATCAGGCGGAATTCCTGGCGCGCGCGCGGCAGAGCGGCACGCTGTCGCTGGCGCTGCGCAGCCTCGCCGACGCCAACGCCCCGGCCCGGACCGAAGAGATCGGCGGCAAGCGGGACAGCATCAACGTCGTGCGGTTCGGCGTCTCCACGCCGACGACGACGCCGAAGTGA
- a CDS encoding prepilin peptidase has product MIADLLRLLLFPALMAFAAASDLFTMTISNRVSLLLVAGFLVLAPMSGMSLAAFGLHLGAGMTVLAVAFGCFAMGWIGGGDAKVAAAAALWFGFGHLMDFLLYASLFGGALTLLLLSFRQWPLPYPLAGQSWLLRLHAKETGIPYGIALAIGALAVYPQTDWIRAVDLTRFALP; this is encoded by the coding sequence ATGATCGCTGACCTTCTCCGCCTGTTGCTGTTCCCCGCGCTGATGGCGTTCGCTGCGGCCAGCGACCTGTTCACGATGACGATCTCCAATCGCGTCTCGCTGCTGCTGGTGGCGGGCTTCCTCGTGCTCGCGCCGATGTCGGGCATGAGCCTCGCTGCGTTCGGCCTGCATCTCGGCGCCGGCATGACCGTGCTGGCGGTCGCGTTCGGATGCTTCGCGATGGGCTGGATCGGCGGCGGCGACGCCAAGGTCGCGGCGGCGGCGGCGCTGTGGTTCGGCTTCGGCCATCTGATGGATTTTCTGCTCTACGCCTCGCTGTTCGGCGGCGCGCTGACGCTGCTGCTGCTGAGCTTCCGGCAGTGGCCGCTACCCTATCCGCTCGCCGGCCAGAGCTGGCTGCTGCGACTCCACGCCAAGGAGACCGGCATCCCCTACGGCATCGCGCTCGCGATCGGCGCCCTCGCGGTGTATCCGCAGACCGACTGGATCCGGGCGGTGGATCTCACCCGGTTCGCGCTGCCCTGA
- a CDS encoding Flp family type IVb pilin, giving the protein MKTILARFVKDESGATAIEYGLIAAGIALAIIAVINGMGTKLNTAFTSINTALK; this is encoded by the coding sequence ATGAAGACCATTCTCGCTCGTTTCGTTAAGGACGAATCCGGCGCCACCGCGATCGAATACGGCCTGATCGCCGCCGGCATCGCGCTGGCCATCATCGCCGTGATCAACGGCATGGGCACCAAGCTGAACACCGCCTTCACGAGCATCAACACCGCGCTCAAGTAA
- a CDS encoding pilus assembly protein N-terminal domain-containing protein, whose protein sequence is MSTSSSRRMRAALVVSSFICGLMPLSAVSAGTEETVSVNVDQAKLIRLPQNISTLVVGNPLIADVAMQPGGMVVVTGKGYGATNVIAMDRKGTVIADRLIQVEGPDKVVTVYRGVDRESYSCTPVCQRRITLGDSEGYFKSTIDQAGNLNAQATGAATGPKGN, encoded by the coding sequence ATGTCGACCAGCTCCTCGCGCCGGATGCGCGCAGCGCTCGTGGTGTCTTCTTTCATATGCGGCCTGATGCCGTTGTCCGCCGTGTCGGCGGGCACAGAAGAGACCGTTTCCGTCAATGTCGATCAGGCCAAGCTGATCAGGCTCCCGCAGAACATCTCGACGCTGGTGGTCGGCAATCCGCTCATCGCCGACGTCGCGATGCAGCCCGGCGGCATGGTCGTCGTCACCGGCAAAGGCTATGGCGCCACCAATGTGATCGCGATGGACCGCAAGGGGACGGTGATCGCCGATCGTCTGATCCAGGTCGAGGGTCCCGACAAGGTGGTGACGGTGTATCGCGGGGTCGATCGCGAGTCCTATAGCTGCACGCCGGTGTGCCAGCGCCGGATCACGCTCGGCGATTCCGAGGGCTACTTCAAATCCACCATCGACCAGGCCGGCAATCTCAACGCCCAGGCGACCGGCGCAGCGACGGGCCCCAAGGGCAACTGA
- a CDS encoding TadE/TadG family type IV pilus assembly protein has protein sequence MMSLLVSRAMARARRFGRNRRGSAAIEFAMVAPIFIGLLFAIIETAFVFLAGQSLETAVQDSARLILTGQAQTASYSQGKFKTEVCNRLKALFTCDGIHVDVQSYGSDFSTVKITTPIDPKTKAFVDNMQYDPGKAGDIVVVRAFYEWPLFVTGLGWNSANLSGSKRLLSATAAFRNEPYSN, from the coding sequence ATGATGTCGTTATTGGTTTCGCGCGCAATGGCGCGGGCGCGGCGGTTCGGTCGCAATCGCCGTGGATCGGCGGCGATCGAATTCGCCATGGTCGCGCCGATCTTCATCGGACTGCTGTTCGCGATCATCGAAACCGCCTTCGTGTTCCTCGCGGGCCAGTCGCTCGAGACCGCGGTGCAGGACTCGGCGCGCTTGATCCTCACCGGCCAGGCGCAGACGGCGTCCTATTCCCAGGGAAAATTCAAGACCGAGGTCTGCAACCGTCTCAAGGCGCTGTTCACCTGCGACGGCATCCATGTCGACGTGCAGAGCTACGGCAGCGACTTCTCGACGGTGAAGATCACAACGCCGATCGATCCCAAAACCAAGGCCTTCGTCGACAACATGCAGTACGATCCCGGCAAAGCCGGCGACATCGTGGTGGTACGGGCATTCTACGAGTGGCCTCTGTTCGTCACCGGGCTCGGCTGGAACAGCGCCAATCTCAGCGGCAGCAAGCGGCTGTTGAGCGCGACCGCGGCGTTCCGCAACGAGCCGTACAGCAATTAG
- a CDS encoding TadE/TadG family type IV pilus assembly protein: protein MKALVKFWVDARRCSVRLAKDRSGLAATEFAFIVPLMLLMFFATVELSAGIAIDRKVTLVSRTLSDLVSQATKVTDSDLENVFAASYGVLTPYPTNTVTATISEIYVNNAGVAKVQWSKAATVAQDGNTATATLTASSRKKGDTITIRNGLKVPNTYLILSEVTYKYEPGVGYFVAKIDLDDESYTRPRQSTCVLYDTSSCPTF from the coding sequence ATGAAAGCGCTGGTGAAATTCTGGGTCGATGCGCGCCGCTGCAGCGTGCGGCTGGCGAAGGACCGCAGCGGACTCGCAGCGACCGAATTCGCCTTCATCGTCCCGCTGATGCTGCTGATGTTCTTCGCCACCGTCGAACTATCCGCGGGGATCGCGATCGACCGCAAGGTGACGCTGGTGTCGCGGACGCTGTCGGATCTGGTGTCGCAGGCCACCAAGGTGACCGACAGCGACCTCGAGAATGTGTTCGCCGCGAGCTACGGCGTGCTGACGCCGTACCCGACCAACACCGTGACCGCGACGATCTCCGAGATCTACGTCAACAATGCCGGCGTCGCCAAGGTGCAGTGGAGCAAGGCCGCGACTGTCGCGCAGGACGGCAACACCGCCACCGCGACGCTCACCGCGTCGAGCCGCAAGAAAGGCGACACGATCACCATCCGCAACGGGCTCAAGGTCCCGAACACTTATCTGATCCTGAGCGAGGTCACCTACAAATACGAGCCGGGCGTCGGTTACTTCGTCGCGAAGATCGACCTCGACGATGAGTCCTACACGCGGCCGCGGCAATCGACCTGCGTGCTGTACGACACTTCGAGCTGCCCGACGTTCTGA